A window from Clupea harengus chromosome 14, Ch_v2.0.2, whole genome shotgun sequence encodes these proteins:
- the chp1 gene encoding calcineurin B homologous protein 1: MGSRASSLLREEDIEEIKKETGFSHSQITRLYSRFHSLDKGENGALSREDFQRIPELAINPLGDRIINAFFPEGEDQVNFRGFMRTLAHFRPVEDNEKNKHLDASEPLNSRSNKLLFAFRLYDLDRDDKISRDELLQVLRMMVGVNISDEQLGSIADRTIQEADTNGDMCISFSEFIKVLEKVDVEQKMSIRFLH, from the exons ATGGGTTCCAGAGCGTCGTCATTACTTAGAGAGGAGGACATCGAAGAAATCAAAAAGGAGACTGGAT TTTCCCACAGTCAGATCACACGTCTCTACAGCCGATTCCACAGCCTAGATAAAGGAGAGAATGGAGCACTCAG CCGAGAAGACTTCCAAAGGATTCCAGAGTTGGCGATCAATCCTCTAGGAGACCGCATAATCAATGCCTTCTTTCCAGAGgg CGAGGACCAGGTGAACTTCCGCGGGTTCATGCGGACGCTGGCTCACTTCCGGCCCGTGGAGGACAATGAGAAGAACAAGCACCTGGACGCTTCAGAACCCCTCAACAGCAGGAGCAACAAGCTGCTCT TTGCTTTCCGGTTGTACGATTTGGACAGGGATGACAAAATCTCTAGAGATGAGCTCCTACAG GTCCTAAGAATGATGGTGGGCGTAAACATCTCAGACGAACAGTTGGGCAGCATCGCTGACAGAACCATTCAGGAAGCTGACACCAACGGGGACATGTGCATTTCCTTCAGCGAGTTTATCAAG GTGTTGGAGAAGGTGGATGTGGAACAGAAGATGAGCATCCGATTCTTGCACTAA